The genomic DNA GGCGTAAAATTAGGATTCTAAGGTCGATTTTGGGGCAGTTTTTAAGCTTATCAAGCTAAATTTATTTGTTTTTTTTTGGTCCGACCCCAATGGAATATCCGACAAATCGACTTGAAATATACCAACATGTAATATATTTTGGTATAAAGTTTATTCATGGGGGAATATAAAATGCAAAAAAACACAAGCGTGACCCTTGGCAAGCACTATGAGGCATTTATTGCGCACCAAATTGAAATCGGCCATTTTTCATCGGCCAGTGAGGCGATCCGGGCTGGCCTTAGGCTTCTTGAGGAAAAGGACTTTAAAATGGCAGCGTTGCGACGCGCTCTTGAAGATGGTGAGAATAGCGGCTATGCTGAATACACTCTTACCGGCCTGACGGAAGATCTCGATAAGGAAAGCGTCGGATAGTGGCGGCATTTCGTCTTACCGCCAGAGCTGTGGAGGATATGAAAGCCATAGGTCGTTTTACAGAGCGTAATTGGGGCCGATGGCAAAGAAACAAGTATCTATCCATGCTTGATTCCTGTTTTCAAACGATTTTGCACCAACCTGAAATTGGAATTCAGTGTGGTGATATCAGATCAGGTTACCGGAAATATCATGTTGGCAGGCACCTCATTTTTTACCGCCAAGTTGATATCTATATTGAGATCGTACGTATTTTGCATGACAGCATGGATATCGAACTCCACTTTTAACTCTTGGAAGCAATGTGTTTGTGACGGACACGAAAAAGCGGCGCGGTGCAGGAAGGGCAGGGATTGAAGGCGGAGATTTTTACTTGCGGGATTCTGCACCGGCTGTTTGGATTATCTGCGACTTTAGACCCTCAAGATG from Desulfobacterales bacterium includes the following:
- a CDS encoding type II toxin-antitoxin system ParD family antitoxin, whose protein sequence is MQKNTSVTLGKHYEAFIAHQIEIGHFSSASEAIRAGLRLLEEKDFKMAALRRALEDGENSGYAEYTLTGLTEDLDKESVG